The following proteins are encoded in a genomic region of Paenibacillus sp. FSL R7-0273:
- the rpsQ gene encoding 30S ribosomal protein S17 yields the protein MSEERNARKVLIGKVVSDKMDKTIVIAVETYKKHNLYHKRIKSTKKFKAHDEGNVAKIGDVVKVMETRPLSKDKRWRLVEVVEAAVII from the coding sequence ATGAGCGAAGAACGTAACGCACGTAAAGTGCTGATCGGTAAAGTAGTCAGCGACAAAATGGATAAAACCATTGTAATTGCTGTTGAAACCTATAAAAAGCACAACCTGTACCACAAACGCATCAAGTCCACGAAGAAATTCAAGGCACATGATGAAGGTAACGTTGCGAAAATTGGTGATGTTGTGAAAGTCATGGAAACTCGTCCATTGTCCAAGGACAAACGTTGGAGACTTGTTGAAGTGGTAGAAGCAGCGGTTATCATCTAA
- the rplW gene encoding 50S ribosomal protein L23, translating to MKDPRDIIKRPVITERTSEYMSELKYAFEVDIRANKTEIKKAVEAIFKVKVVSVNTMRVPGKLKRYGKYSGYTPEWKKAIVKLSPDSKPLEFFEAVE from the coding sequence ATGAAAGATCCTCGTGATATTATCAAACGTCCGGTGATTACGGAACGCACATCCGAATACATGAGCGAATTGAAATACGCTTTTGAAGTGGATATCCGTGCTAACAAGACCGAAATCAAAAAAGCTGTCGAGGCTATTTTTAAAGTGAAAGTCGTTAGTGTGAACACAATGCGCGTACCTGGTAAATTGAAGCGTTATGGCAAATACTCCGGATACACTCCAGAGTGGAAAAAAGCCATCGTGAAACTTAGCCCGGACAGCAAACCGCTTGAATTCTTTGAAGCGGTAGAATAA
- a CDS encoding globin-coupled sensor protein has translation MGKCPFSFMHGIQLRKTNEESPDAHSKDSELNAPIATTAFHTLNGHDELNEQMRMIDLTEEDLNLLRLMKPTVEREIDYITDQFYNTVLGVDKLERIILEHSSIERLKRTLKLHIIEIFDGNVDEQYIAKRLTIAKIHKRVGLEPKWYLSAFQNLQNVFITVVYGESLKDNERLKVVQTLTKLLNLEQQLVLEAYEKENIREKEEQYLIVKNELKQKIAEFSGELIDLSMDTNAAVEQLVASSNEVNNTFRRTASTAVESREMAKDGQGQLGSLSGQINLIYESTNEMERSVNELSSSSRQIQRIVAAVQEIADQTKILSLNATIEAARAGEHGRGFSVVASEVSRLAEDTKSTVVRIGDLTQQSAELTRQVVQEIRKVQELTRSGKEQSVETSRLFSVIVDSMQASTQEIVVVEEEIKVLIQTIEGIGSTTAQSAASAEYFKSATDNL, from the coding sequence ATGGGGAAGTGTCCTTTTTCATTTATGCATGGCATTCAATTACGCAAGACTAACGAGGAATCTCCCGACGCGCACTCCAAGGACAGCGAGCTTAATGCACCCATTGCCACGACAGCTTTTCATACCCTGAACGGGCATGATGAGCTGAACGAACAGATGCGAATGATTGACCTTACTGAGGAAGATTTAAACCTTTTACGCTTGATGAAGCCTACGGTGGAACGTGAAATCGACTACATTACCGACCAGTTCTACAATACTGTACTCGGTGTAGATAAGCTTGAGAGGATCATACTTGAGCATAGCAGCATTGAGCGACTGAAAAGAACATTAAAGCTGCATATTATTGAGATATTCGACGGAAATGTGGACGAACAGTATATTGCCAAGCGGCTGACGATAGCCAAGATCCATAAGCGGGTGGGACTAGAGCCTAAATGGTATCTGTCGGCATTCCAGAATCTTCAGAATGTTTTTATTACAGTAGTCTATGGTGAGAGTCTTAAGGATAATGAGCGGCTGAAAGTGGTTCAGACCCTAACAAAGCTTCTCAATCTGGAGCAGCAGCTGGTGCTTGAAGCCTATGAGAAAGAGAACATCAGAGAGAAGGAAGAGCAATACCTTATTGTAAAAAATGAACTGAAGCAGAAGATTGCTGAATTCAGCGGAGAACTGATTGATCTCAGCATGGATACTAACGCCGCTGTAGAGCAGCTGGTAGCCAGCAGCAATGAAGTGAATAATACCTTCCGCCGCACGGCTTCTACAGCTGTAGAGTCTCGTGAGATGGCTAAGGATGGACAAGGACAGCTCGGCAGCCTAAGCGGCCAGATCAACCTTATTTATGAGAGCACTAATGAGATGGAACGCTCTGTAAATGAGCTAAGCAGCTCCTCCAGGCAGATCCAGCGGATTGTGGCAGCGGTGCAGGAAATCGCCGACCAGACCAAAATTCTTTCACTTAACGCTACAATAGAAGCAGCGCGCGCCGGCGAACATGGCAGAGGCTTTAGTGTAGTGGCGAGCGAAGTCAGCCGGCTGGCTGAGGATACCAAGAGCACCGTTGTTCGGATAGGCGACTTAACACAGCAATCAGCGGAGCTGACCCGCCAGGTAGTTCAGGAGATCCGTAAGGTGCAGGAACTGACAAGGAGCGGTAAAGAGCAGTCTGTCGAGACCAGCAGATTGTTCAGTGTAATTGTTGATTCCATGCAGGCCAGCACACAGGAAATCGTAGTAGTGGAAGAAGAGATCAAGGTATTAATACAGACAATAGAAGGAATTGGCTCAACAACGGCGCAAAGTGCCGCATCGGCGGAGTATTTTAAGTCGGCTACCGATAATCTTTAA
- a CDS encoding V4R domain-containing protein: protein MQQYTFGDMRKMDRARLGNMVPLELFRTIRLIGMNQGLPMGGKGTTLTVGRKIGESLPVTSVDELLALFEELKIGIPRIVYSDEHRMNIAVEDCFCKGLPTLEEEKMICDLEGAILEGALTKLFGRRVSVREIKCNATGDEYCEYEVKL, encoded by the coding sequence ATGCAGCAGTATACTTTTGGAGATATGCGGAAGATGGACAGAGCCAGGCTTGGCAATATGGTGCCGCTGGAGCTGTTCCGTACGATAAGACTGATTGGCATGAACCAGGGTCTACCTATGGGCGGTAAAGGTACAACGCTAACTGTAGGAAGAAAAATCGGTGAGAGCCTTCCGGTTACTAGTGTGGATGAGCTGCTGGCACTTTTTGAGGAGCTGAAAATCGGTATTCCGCGGATTGTCTATTCGGATGAGCACAGGATGAATATTGCTGTTGAGGATTGCTTCTGTAAAGGCCTGCCGACACTGGAAGAAGAGAAAATGATTTGTGATTTAGAAGGTGCCATCCTGGAGGGAGCGTTGACTAAACTGTTTGGCCGCAGGGTAAGCGTAAGAGAAATTAAGTGTAATGCCACCGGTGATGAGTATTGTGAGTATGAAGTAAAGCTGTAA
- the rpsJ gene encoding 30S ribosomal protein S10, which translates to MAKQKIRIRLKAYDHRILDQSAEKIVETAKRSGAGVSGPIPLPTEKQIITILRAVHKYKDSREQFEQRTHKRLIDIVNPTPQTVDALMRLDLPSGVDIEIKL; encoded by the coding sequence ATGGCAAAGCAAAAAATTCGTATCCGCTTGAAAGCATACGACCACAGAATTCTTGATCAATCCGCAGAGAAAATCGTTGAAACAGCAAAACGTTCGGGTGCTGGTGTATCCGGGCCGATCCCGCTGCCAACTGAGAAGCAAATCATTACCATTCTCCGTGCGGTACACAAGTACAAGGATTCCCGTGAACAGTTTGAACAGCGGACTCACAAGCGTCTGATCGATATTGTGAATCCAACACCACAAACTGTGGATGCCTTGATGCGCTTGGATCTACCGTCCGGTGTAGATATCGAAATCAAATTGTAA
- a CDS encoding type Z 30S ribosomal protein S14 yields MAKTSMKVKQQREPKFKVRAYTRCERCGRPHSVLQKFKICRICFRELAYKGQIPGVKKASW; encoded by the coding sequence GTGGCAAAAACTTCGATGAAAGTTAAACAACAACGCGAACCTAAGTTCAAAGTACGTGCATATACACGTTGTGAGCGTTGCGGTCGTCCACATTCAGTGCTGCAAAAGTTCAAAATTTGCAGAATTTGTTTCCGTGAGTTAGCTTATAAAGGCCAGATCCCTGGCGTGAAAAAAGCAAGTTGG
- the rplN gene encoding 50S ribosomal protein L14 — protein MIQPFTRLHVADNSGAKELMCIRVLGGTGRRTAAIGDLIVCSVKQATPGGVVKKGDVVKAVVVRTKRTVRRKDGSYISFDENAAVVVKDDRSPRGTRIFGPVARELRDKDYMKIVSLAPEVI, from the coding sequence ATGATTCAACCATTTACACGTTTGCATGTGGCTGACAACTCTGGTGCGAAGGAACTGATGTGTATCCGCGTACTGGGTGGTACTGGACGCCGTACAGCAGCAATCGGAGATCTGATTGTTTGTTCCGTTAAACAAGCAACACCAGGCGGCGTTGTCAAAAAAGGTGATGTTGTTAAAGCGGTAGTTGTTCGTACTAAACGTACTGTACGCCGTAAAGACGGATCTTACATTTCTTTTGACGAAAACGCAGCTGTTGTTGTTAAAGACGACAGAAGCCCGCGCGGAACACGTATCTTCGGACCAGTTGCTCGCGAACTTCGCGATAAGGACTACATGAAGATCGTTTCCTTGGCACCGGAAGTAATCTAA
- the rplX gene encoding 50S ribosomal protein L24, translating into MPRVKKVLESHNNKLHVKKDDVVLVISGKDKGKKGRVIAAYPRENRVLVEGVNMVKKHQKPNQLNPQGGIIEQEASIHVSNVMHIDPKSGKVTRIGYKVLDNGKKVRVAKRSGEIID; encoded by the coding sequence ATGCCTAGAGTGAAAAAAGTTCTGGAATCCCATAACAATAAACTGCACGTGAAAAAAGATGATGTGGTGCTTGTGATCAGCGGGAAAGACAAAGGTAAAAAAGGCCGTGTCATCGCTGCTTATCCTCGCGAAAACCGCGTTCTGGTAGAAGGTGTAAACATGGTGAAAAAACACCAGAAGCCTAACCAGCTGAATCCGCAAGGCGGAATCATCGAGCAGGAAGCTTCGATCCATGTGTCCAACGTAATGCACATCGATCCGAAGAGCGGTAAAGTAACACGTATCGGTTACAAAGTGCTCGATAACGGTAAGAAGGTTCGGGTAGCTAAGAGATCCGGAGAGATTATCGACTAA
- the rplC gene encoding 50S ribosomal protein L3, whose amino-acid sequence MKGILGKKLGMTQVFTPEGNVIAVSVIEAGPCVVLQKKDLNIDGYEAVQLGFSDKKESRSNKPEQGHAKKANATPKRYVREIRGVDLGALEVGQELKADIFTEGEFVDVTGTSKGKGFQGNIKRWGQSRGPMSHGSRYHRRPGSMGSIQANRVPKGKRLPGHMGHTTVTVQKLEIIKVDVERNVLLVKGAIPGPKNSFVKVKETVKK is encoded by the coding sequence ATGAAAGGTATCTTAGGAAAAAAACTCGGTATGACTCAAGTGTTTACTCCAGAAGGTAACGTGATCGCAGTATCGGTTATCGAAGCTGGACCTTGTGTGGTACTGCAAAAGAAAGACCTGAATATCGACGGATATGAAGCAGTGCAGTTGGGCTTTTCCGATAAGAAGGAAAGCCGCTCCAACAAGCCTGAACAGGGTCACGCCAAAAAGGCAAATGCTACACCTAAGCGCTACGTTCGCGAAATTCGCGGTGTTGACCTCGGGGCACTCGAGGTTGGACAAGAGCTGAAGGCTGATATCTTCACTGAAGGCGAATTTGTTGACGTAACTGGTACTAGCAAAGGTAAAGGATTCCAGGGTAACATCAAACGTTGGGGTCAAAGCCGCGGACCAATGTCTCACGGCTCGCGCTACCACAGAAGACCTGGTTCCATGGGTTCCATTCAAGCTAACCGTGTTCCTAAGGGCAAACGCCTTCCAGGTCACATGGGTCACACAACCGTAACGGTTCAGAAGCTTGAAATCATTAAAGTGGATGTTGAACGCAACGTGCTGCTGGTTAAGGGTGCAATTCCAGGACCTAAGAACAGCTTCGTGAAAGTTAAAGAAACTGTTAAGAAATAA
- a CDS encoding cupin domain-containing protein has product MEKKNISEAIQHLEERFTKKVLFQKGDSIVFVLNFMPGQKLPAHTHPGADVYIYALQGKGTITVNDADEEFAEGEVIHIADDEVFAYRNSGTTPASLHVVISKLPSAAYAKEI; this is encoded by the coding sequence ATGGAAAAGAAAAATATTAGCGAAGCTATTCAACATCTGGAGGAGCGTTTTACGAAAAAGGTGCTGTTTCAAAAGGGAGACAGTATAGTGTTCGTGCTTAATTTTATGCCAGGTCAAAAGCTTCCGGCGCACACTCATCCCGGAGCAGATGTGTACATTTATGCTCTCCAAGGAAAGGGCACCATTACTGTAAATGATGCTGACGAGGAATTTGCTGAGGGTGAAGTTATCCACATTGCGGATGATGAGGTTTTTGCTTATCGTAACAGCGGAACCACTCCGGCCAGTCTCCATGTTGTAATATCAAAGCTTCCGAGCGCAGCATACGCTAAAGAAATTTAA
- the rplV gene encoding 50S ribosomal protein L22, translated as MEAKAHARSVRISARKAKLVVDLIRGKQVGEAIAILRHTPKSASPVVEKLLNSAIANAEHNYSMDVNSLFVSEIFVNQGPTMKRFRPRAMGRASRINKRTSHITLVVSEK; from the coding sequence ATGGAAGCAAAAGCACATGCTAGATCGGTGCGGATTTCTGCTCGTAAAGCGAAACTGGTTGTTGACTTGATTCGCGGCAAGCAAGTGGGGGAAGCAATCGCAATTCTTCGCCACACTCCAAAATCCGCTTCTCCGGTAGTTGAAAAGCTGCTTAACTCGGCGATTGCCAATGCTGAGCACAACTACTCCATGGACGTAAACAGTCTGTTCGTTAGCGAAATTTTCGTTAACCAGGGTCCTACTATGAAACGTTTCCGTCCGCGCGCCATGGGCCGTGCAAGCCGGATCAATAAACGTACCAGCCACATTACTTTGGTGGTATCTGAGAAATAA
- the rpsS gene encoding 30S ribosomal protein S19, which translates to MGRSLKKGPFIDGYLLKKVEELNASEKKVVVKTWSRRSTIFPQFIGHTFGVYDGRKHVPVYVTEDMVGHKLGEFAPTRTYKGHAGDDKKTRR; encoded by the coding sequence ATGGGTCGCAGTTTAAAAAAGGGGCCGTTTATCGATGGCTACCTGCTGAAAAAAGTTGAGGAACTGAACGCATCAGAGAAGAAAGTTGTAGTAAAAACCTGGTCCCGTCGCTCAACAATTTTCCCTCAGTTTATCGGACATACGTTTGGTGTATATGACGGCCGTAAGCACGTGCCAGTATACGTAACGGAAGATATGGTAGGTCACAAGTTGGGCGAGTTCGCGCCAACACGTACTTACAAAGGCCATGCGGGTGACGATAAGAAAACAAGAAGATAA
- a CDS encoding Crp/Fnr family transcriptional regulator, translating to MKCNTCHKDSCVRQVPVFVALPDQELHKVESIIESEFYGKGNVVFREGEQSDSLFVVNNGLIKLTQTSIEGKQHILRFLFPGDYFGQFALLHNKQHYATAEVVESGYICRMRREDFMPLIASNAGLAFSFLKSVSEQLQQADELAGALHIFEAEKRLARLLLHLYAKQSLSTGGGEGQPMLHLPAAKKEFAAMIGTTPETLSRKLNQLERMKLIQVNNRSVTILDLLALSQIAEITS from the coding sequence ATGAAATGTAATACATGCCATAAGGACTCCTGTGTCCGTCAGGTACCGGTTTTTGTTGCTTTGCCTGATCAGGAGCTGCATAAGGTAGAGTCGATCATTGAGTCTGAGTTCTATGGAAAAGGAAACGTGGTGTTCAGAGAAGGAGAGCAGTCAGACTCCTTATTTGTTGTCAATAATGGGCTGATAAAGCTAACCCAGACCAGCATAGAGGGGAAGCAGCATATACTCCGTTTTCTTTTTCCTGGAGATTACTTTGGCCAGTTTGCCCTGCTTCATAATAAACAGCATTACGCTACAGCCGAAGTGGTGGAAAGCGGATATATTTGCCGGATGCGGCGTGAAGATTTTATGCCTTTGATAGCAAGTAATGCCGGCCTGGCCTTCAGCTTCCTGAAGTCCGTTAGTGAGCAGCTGCAGCAGGCCGATGAGCTGGCAGGAGCACTGCATATTTTTGAGGCGGAAAAACGGCTGGCCCGGCTGCTGCTGCATCTATATGCCAAACAATCACTGTCGACAGGCGGGGGAGAGGGGCAACCAATGCTTCATCTGCCGGCTGCCAAAAAAGAGTTCGCAGCGATGATCGGTACGACGCCTGAAACACTCAGCCGTAAGCTGAACCAGCTCGAGCGGATGAAGCTAATTCAAGTAAACAACCGGAGCGTAACCATTTTGGATCTATTAGCACTATCGCAGATTGCTGAAATCACCAGCTAG
- the rplD gene encoding 50S ribosomal protein L4, with protein MPKVTLFNISGNEVGEVELSDSVFGIEPNVHVLHEAALMQRASLRRGTHKVKGRSEVRGGGRKPWKQKGTGRARQGSIRSPQWKGGGVVFGPTPRSYSWKLPKKVRRLAIKSALSSKVIGNDIIVLDSLTLNAPKTKEFAAILNNLKVDSKALIVAPSYDDNVALSARNIPGVKFVAADGINVLDVLTYDKLIITKEAVLKVEEVFA; from the coding sequence ATGCCAAAAGTAACACTTTTTAATATCAGTGGTAACGAAGTTGGCGAAGTTGAACTGAGTGATTCAGTGTTCGGTATTGAGCCGAACGTGCATGTCCTGCACGAAGCTGCACTTATGCAAAGAGCTTCCCTTCGTCGTGGTACACACAAAGTTAAAGGACGTTCTGAAGTTCGTGGCGGCGGACGTAAGCCTTGGAAACAAAAAGGTACAGGTCGCGCTCGTCAAGGCTCCATTCGTTCTCCACAATGGAAAGGCGGCGGCGTAGTCTTCGGACCAACTCCACGCAGCTATTCCTGGAAACTGCCTAAGAAAGTTCGCCGTTTGGCCATCAAATCCGCATTGTCCTCGAAAGTTATCGGGAATGACATTATCGTACTTGATAGCCTGACACTGAATGCTCCGAAGACGAAAGAATTCGCGGCGATTCTGAACAACCTGAAGGTAGACAGCAAAGCGTTGATCGTAGCTCCAAGCTATGATGATAACGTAGCGCTTTCCGCTCGTAACATCCCTGGGGTGAAATTCGTAGCGGCTGACGGCATTAATGTTCTTGACGTACTGACGTACGACAAACTGATCATCACTAAAGAAGCAGTTCTGAAGGTAGAGGAGGTGTTCGCGTAA
- the rplP gene encoding 50S ribosomal protein L16, whose translation MLVPKRVKHRKQQRGHMKGMAKGGTELNFGEFGLQALEPSWITNRQIEAARIAMTRYIKRGGQVWIKIFPDKPITQKPLEVRMGSGKGNVEKWVAVVKPGKIMFELGGVSEEIAREAMRLAAHKLPVKTKFVKREEVGGEANES comes from the coding sequence ATGTTGGTACCAAAACGCGTTAAACACCGCAAGCAACAACGCGGTCACATGAAGGGTATGGCTAAAGGCGGTACAGAACTTAACTTCGGCGAATTCGGCCTGCAAGCTCTGGAACCATCTTGGATCACTAACCGTCAGATCGAAGCTGCCCGTATTGCAATGACACGTTACATCAAACGTGGTGGTCAGGTCTGGATTAAGATTTTCCCGGATAAGCCAATTACTCAGAAGCCTCTTGAGGTTCGTATGGGTAGTGGTAAAGGTAACGTTGAGAAATGGGTAGCAGTAGTTAAACCGGGTAAGATTATGTTCGAACTCGGAGGCGTGTCGGAAGAAATCGCTCGTGAAGCGATGCGTCTTGCCGCTCACAAGCTGCCTGTAAAGACTAAGTTTGTGAAACGTGAAGAAGTGGGTGGTGAAGCAAATGAAAGCTAA
- the rpmC gene encoding 50S ribosomal protein L29 codes for MKANELRNLTTAEIEQKIAGFKEELFNLRFQLATGQLDNPTRIRDVRKEIARAKTVIHQRVLGIS; via the coding sequence ATGAAAGCTAATGAACTTCGCAACTTAACCACTGCCGAGATTGAACAAAAGATCGCTGGTTTCAAAGAAGAACTTTTCAATCTCCGTTTCCAATTGGCTACTGGCCAGCTGGATAACCCTACTCGGATTCGTGATGTGCGCAAGGAAATAGCTCGTGCTAAAACCGTTATCCATCAAAGAGTACTTGGGATTAGTTAA
- the rpsC gene encoding 30S ribosomal protein S3, translating into MGQKVNPVGLRIGVIRDWESKWYAGKDFGTLLMEDVKIREYLKGKLKDSSVSRIEIERAASRVNVTIHTAKPGMVIGKGGAEVEVLRNAVTAIAGGKKVHININEIKHPELDAILVAESIAQQLERRVSFRRALKQAIQRTMRSGAKGIKTQVGGRLGGAEIARSEGYSEGTVPLHTLRADIDYGTAEAHTTYGRIGVKVWIYRGEVLPPAKKQAAQEGGN; encoded by the coding sequence GTGGGTCAAAAGGTAAATCCAGTCGGACTCCGAATCGGTGTCATTCGCGATTGGGAATCTAAATGGTATGCAGGCAAAGATTTCGGTACTCTTTTAATGGAAGACGTCAAAATCCGTGAATACCTTAAAGGAAAATTGAAAGATTCCTCTGTTTCCCGCATCGAGATCGAAAGAGCGGCAAGCCGAGTGAATGTTACAATTCACACTGCTAAACCAGGTATGGTAATTGGTAAAGGCGGAGCAGAAGTAGAAGTACTTCGCAACGCAGTTACAGCTATCGCCGGTGGCAAAAAGGTTCACATTAACATCAACGAAATTAAGCACCCTGAATTGGATGCTATTCTTGTAGCTGAAAGCATTGCACAACAGCTGGAGCGTCGTGTATCGTTCCGTCGTGCTCTGAAACAAGCGATTCAAAGAACTATGCGCTCCGGTGCAAAAGGAATCAAAACTCAAGTTGGCGGACGTCTTGGCGGCGCTGAGATTGCCCGTTCAGAAGGTTATAGCGAAGGAACAGTTCCACTTCATACGCTTCGTGCCGATATCGACTACGGAACGGCTGAAGCACATACTACTTACGGCCGTATCGGTGTAAAAGTATGGATCTACCGTGGAGAAGTTCTTCCCCCAGCTAAGAAACAAGCTGCTCAGGAAGGAGGCAACTAA
- the rplB gene encoding 50S ribosomal protein L2 — MPIKKYKPTSPARRAMSVSTFEEITTNQPEKSLLAPLSKKAGRNNQGKITVRHHGGGHKRKYRIIDFKRTKDGIPGSVATIEYDPNRTSNIALIHYADGEKRYIIAPKGLKVGDKVESGPAADIKVGNALPLANIPVGTVIHNIELKPGKGGQLVRAAGTEAQLLGKEEKYVSVRLNSGEVRRILSVCRATIGSVGNEDHELIKIGKAGRSRWLGQRPEVRGVVMNPNDHPHGGGEGRAPIGRKSPMSPWGKPTLGYKTRKKNKASDKYIVRRRTK, encoded by the coding sequence GTGCCAATCAAAAAGTACAAACCGACCTCTCCGGCAAGACGCGCTATGTCCGTGTCTACGTTTGAAGAAATCACAACAAACCAGCCAGAGAAATCGTTGCTTGCACCGCTGAGCAAAAAAGCCGGCCGCAACAACCAAGGTAAAATTACGGTTCGTCACCATGGCGGCGGACACAAACGTAAATACCGTATTATCGATTTCAAACGGACTAAAGACGGCATACCAGGTAGCGTTGCTACAATCGAGTATGACCCGAACCGTACTTCCAACATTGCTTTGATCCACTATGCTGACGGAGAGAAACGTTACATTATCGCTCCTAAAGGCCTAAAAGTTGGGGATAAAGTAGAATCCGGCCCTGCGGCGGATATCAAAGTTGGTAACGCACTCCCACTGGCTAACATTCCAGTTGGTACAGTTATCCACAACATTGAGTTGAAACCAGGCAAAGGCGGACAGTTGGTTCGTGCTGCTGGTACAGAAGCTCAATTGCTCGGTAAAGAAGAAAAATACGTATCCGTTCGTTTGAACTCCGGTGAAGTTCGCAGAATTCTGAGCGTTTGCCGTGCAACAATCGGATCCGTAGGTAACGAAGATCACGAGCTGATCAAAATCGGTAAAGCCGGACGCAGTCGCTGGCTCGGCCAACGTCCTGAAGTTCGCGGGGTAGTAATGAACCCTAACGATCACCCACACGGTGGTGGTGAAGGCCGCGCTCCAATCGGACGGAAATCGCCTATGTCTCCATGGGGCAAACCAACCCTTGGCTACAAAACGCGTAAGAAAAACAAGGCATCTGATAAATATATCGTTCGCCGCCGCACGAAATAA
- the rplE gene encoding 50S ribosomal protein L5 gives MAARMKERFLNEITPALMQKFNYTTVMQVPKIEKVVINMGVGDAVQNSKVLDAAVNDMQLISGQKPVITKAKKSIAGFKLRENMPIGVKVTLRGERMYYFLDKLFNVTLPRVRDFRGVSTKAFDGRGNYTLGLKEQLIFPEIEYDKVDKVRGMDIVIVTTAKTDEESRELLNQLGMPFAK, from the coding sequence ATGGCAGCAAGAATGAAAGAACGTTTCTTGAATGAAATTACACCTGCTCTGATGCAGAAGTTCAACTATACAACTGTTATGCAAGTACCTAAGATCGAGAAGGTTGTCATCAACATGGGTGTGGGTGACGCTGTTCAAAACTCCAAAGTGCTGGATGCTGCAGTTAACGACATGCAATTGATCTCTGGTCAAAAGCCAGTAATCACTAAAGCAAAGAAATCCATCGCCGGTTTCAAACTGCGCGAAAACATGCCGATCGGGGTTAAAGTTACACTGCGCGGCGAGCGCATGTACTACTTCCTGGACAAATTGTTCAACGTAACGCTTCCACGCGTACGTGACTTCCGCGGTGTATCCACCAAAGCCTTCGACGGCCGTGGTAACTACACGCTTGGTCTTAAAGAACAACTGATCTTCCCGGAAATCGAGTATGACAAAGTGGATAAGGTGCGCGGTATGGACATCGTTATCGTAACTACTGCAAAGACGGATGAGGAATCCCGTGAGCTGCTGAATCAGCTGGGAATGCCTTTCGCTAAGTAA